In one window of Clostridia bacterium DNA:
- a CDS encoding S-layer homology domain-containing protein produces MKKFLAVLLTTVLVVALAVPAFAGPYKDLADNHWAADAVRMLTALGVITGYPDGTFKGTQSANRYEVAAMVARALEYLDKDIAARMTELEARLRKDAPAGSGPVAVVTIPTNPEKQVVLQPSSQPDSTILETIIAEKIAGMTDAQWAEFDSRLSALYARVNDLSDDNLAAHAAVRADIDSIKAALAMRQADGTIPGIEVHTVSVSDPEVKAAIEQTAGQLGGRIAVLEAQMPGISKAMNDAAAKTSTGWEDAVKRLEERVAALEALNMDPKAYDAAISKAAAEEVAKAVAEDKAVVAALSANLDKLGKEHIADLAAREKAVEDLLAVHTLAEERARIDALAALSAENETALAEQQAAITMTFYDALAAERDEREKAMEKLQSAQAGKLTAEIDGLAKSFRGSLDVEKSERDKAVAELAAKFELQLAERTKATLSEVYARLAELAQMCDKFDAAKADQDAAIAELASNVEIALSQQNAELAVTFYDALDAAKEENAAALAKLSEEQDLALSEQNASLMVAFYDALYAEKDEREKAIERLTSDFDLALSEQNASLMLAFYDALYAEKDEREKAIERLTSDFDLALGEQNAYLMCELYDGIWAAKEEVYASIDKLDAKILGVMAAIDALKSEFGRELAALGVRVTALEDQLAGAKTEIAVLSAAVSENEKAIEEVRGQAAAIDTRLVAEEQASIGMKADIETLKALAAQNAKDIADMYYKVESTVSAIEAKDAEQDVEIGKLKQKDLSLDTQIANIWTDLNRVRFTGADEVKFLDIDLKGAPGAVFYKDPYAPSADPNKQYQPTSKLQNELKLALNIKPEKGVDVSVGITAVTDVFGAAHQTVGLFNGDLDLAITTPSSKTKIVAGELARPANYTKYQIGAVKFADAKIEGIGANTTLGGLNATATIAKIADPDLAVGGYQHLMGASASYQATDMLKLGARWFRIVDDPLSGDTTLDKLEDVYGGDFTLRLGDAWTAGGELSVWANKTMATPAAAYKLQTDAKFGILAINGSVEQVAAGYAPKYMETADDEDADYVKADTSVARLSVTTDPIKGVILSAGAVKEGDEGYIAADKTTLTADAKYGLRLAIADVTLKGGVKQVNVVKPTPVSMGTTTSLGFDATIKPANFGFTWEHDVEANDNAYVAYANAEVPVGGDALVLKGSWEQGFGYKDYYKYNAGADMKLALVKDVATFGAGASYGRTYGTSDDDKNYSRMQVGANLDWKLASSTTLTGKASYESRAYDNGVKPSGDYFQYGLALAQSLYKSTTLSIKYDVKDVYYVPATGYRDYGARIVDLSLKTAF; encoded by the coding sequence ATGAAGAAGTTCCTAGCTGTCCTCCTCACGACCGTCCTGGTAGTCGCCTTGGCGGTGCCTGCGTTCGCAGGTCCCTACAAGGATTTGGCGGACAACCACTGGGCGGCTGACGCGGTGAGGATGCTTACTGCCCTCGGGGTGATCACCGGCTACCCTGACGGGACCTTCAAGGGCACTCAGAGCGCTAACAGGTATGAGGTCGCCGCTATGGTGGCCCGGGCGCTCGAGTACCTCGACAAGGACATCGCCGCAAGAATGACCGAGCTTGAGGCGAGGCTCAGGAAAGACGCTCCAGCTGGATCCGGCCCCGTGGCGGTCGTGACTATCCCAACGAATCCGGAGAAGCAGGTGGTGCTGCAGCCATCGTCTCAGCCGGACTCCACGATTCTCGAGACTATTATCGCGGAGAAGATCGCTGGTATGACCGATGCGCAGTGGGCGGAGTTCGACAGCAGGTTGTCTGCGCTATACGCGCGGGTGAACGATCTGTCGGACGACAATCTAGCAGCCCATGCGGCGGTTCGCGCCGACATCGACTCGATCAAGGCAGCTCTGGCGATGCGCCAGGCTGATGGGACGATACCTGGGATCGAGGTCCACACTGTGTCAGTTTCCGATCCTGAGGTGAAAGCCGCTATTGAGCAGACTGCGGGTCAGCTCGGGGGAAGAATCGCTGTCCTAGAGGCGCAGATGCCCGGCATCTCCAAAGCCATGAACGACGCTGCCGCGAAGACCAGCACAGGCTGGGAAGATGCGGTCAAGAGGCTTGAGGAGAGAGTCGCCGCACTTGAGGCCCTCAATATGGATCCCAAGGCGTACGATGCCGCTATCAGCAAGGCCGCAGCCGAGGAAGTCGCCAAGGCCGTGGCCGAGGATAAGGCAGTTGTGGCGGCCCTTTCGGCTAACCTCGATAAGCTTGGCAAGGAGCACATTGCTGATCTTGCCGCTCGAGAGAAGGCCGTGGAGGACCTGCTCGCGGTACATACCCTCGCAGAGGAGCGCGCGCGCATAGACGCCCTGGCTGCTCTCAGCGCTGAGAATGAGACTGCCCTCGCTGAGCAGCAGGCTGCTATCACGATGACCTTCTATGATGCTCTCGCTGCTGAGCGAGACGAGCGCGAGAAGGCCATGGAGAAACTCCAGTCCGCGCAGGCAGGGAAACTGACTGCGGAGATTGACGGTCTCGCTAAGTCGTTCAGAGGTTCTCTCGATGTTGAGAAGAGCGAAAGGGACAAGGCCGTAGCTGAGCTGGCGGCCAAGTTCGAGCTTCAGCTGGCGGAGAGAACCAAGGCGACCCTCAGCGAGGTCTACGCGAGGCTCGCTGAACTCGCTCAGATGTGCGACAAGTTCGACGCAGCCAAGGCCGACCAGGATGCGGCCATCGCAGAACTGGCCTCGAACGTGGAGATTGCCCTGTCTCAGCAGAATGCTGAGCTTGCGGTGACGTTCTACGATGCGCTTGACGCGGCGAAGGAAGAGAACGCCGCAGCCCTTGCCAAACTCTCCGAAGAGCAAGACTTGGCCCTATCGGAGCAGAATGCGTCACTTATGGTGGCATTCTACGATGCGCTCTACGCTGAGAAGGATGAGCGGGAAAAGGCCATTGAGAGGCTGACTTCCGATTTCGACCTTGCTCTATCGGAGCAGAATGCGTCACTGATGCTGGCGTTCTACGATGCTCTCTACGCCGAGAAGGATGAGCGGGAAAAGGCCATTGAGAGGCTGACTTCCGATTTCGACCTTGCTCTCGGTGAGCAGAACGCGTATCTCATGTGCGAACTGTACGATGGCATCTGGGCTGCGAAGGAAGAGGTATACGCATCCATCGACAAGCTAGATGCGAAGATCCTCGGAGTCATGGCCGCTATCGATGCTCTGAAGAGTGAGTTCGGCCGTGAACTCGCTGCCCTCGGGGTCCGGGTGACCGCACTCGAGGATCAGCTTGCCGGGGCCAAGACCGAGATCGCGGTGCTTAGCGCGGCAGTTTCGGAGAACGAGAAGGCCATCGAAGAGGTCCGCGGGCAGGCGGCTGCGATAGACACCCGCCTCGTTGCGGAGGAACAGGCCTCAATCGGCATGAAGGCCGACATCGAGACCCTCAAGGCTCTCGCGGCACAGAATGCCAAGGACATTGCCGACATGTACTACAAGGTCGAGTCCACGGTGTCAGCCATCGAAGCGAAAGACGCTGAGCAGGACGTGGAGATTGGCAAGCTCAAGCAGAAGGACCTTTCGCTAGACACCCAGATAGCTAACATATGGACGGATCTGAATCGGGTGCGCTTCACTGGCGCCGATGAGGTGAAATTCCTCGACATCGACCTGAAGGGCGCGCCTGGCGCTGTGTTCTACAAGGATCCGTACGCTCCGTCGGCCGATCCGAACAAGCAGTATCAGCCCACATCGAAGCTTCAAAACGAGCTGAAGCTGGCGCTCAATATCAAGCCTGAGAAGGGCGTAGATGTGTCGGTTGGCATTACCGCTGTGACCGACGTATTCGGCGCTGCTCATCAGACGGTTGGGCTCTTCAATGGCGACCTGGATCTCGCCATCACGACTCCGTCCTCGAAGACGAAGATCGTTGCGGGCGAGCTCGCGAGGCCAGCCAATTATACCAAGTATCAGATCGGAGCTGTCAAGTTCGCTGATGCCAAGATTGAGGGCATCGGAGCGAACACCACGCTCGGCGGCTTGAATGCCACTGCGACCATAGCGAAGATCGCCGATCCTGACCTGGCGGTCGGCGGCTATCAGCACCTGATGGGCGCTAGCGCGAGCTACCAGGCCACCGACATGCTGAAACTTGGTGCAAGGTGGTTCCGTATTGTTGACGACCCGCTGTCGGGCGACACGACACTCGATAAGCTGGAGGATGTGTACGGAGGAGACTTCACGCTGAGGCTTGGCGATGCATGGACTGCCGGCGGAGAGCTGTCTGTCTGGGCAAACAAGACCATGGCGACGCCGGCTGCCGCGTACAAACTGCAGACAGACGCCAAGTTCGGAATCCTGGCGATCAATGGCTCTGTTGAGCAGGTTGCTGCGGGATATGCTCCGAAGTACATGGAGACCGCTGATGATGAGGATGCAGACTACGTGAAGGCAGACACAAGTGTGGCGAGGCTCTCAGTCACCACCGACCCGATCAAGGGGGTCATCCTTTCGGCCGGCGCGGTCAAAGAGGGAGATGAGGGATACATCGCTGCGGATAAGACCACGTTGACTGCAGACGCCAAGTACGGGCTTAGGCTAGCTATCGCCGATGTCACTCTGAAGGGCGGAGTGAAGCAGGTGAACGTTGTGAAGCCGACGCCTGTCTCTATGGGTACAACCACCAGCCTGGGCTTCGATGCCACGATCAAACCAGCCAACTTCGGGTTCACATGGGAACACGATGTTGAGGCAAACGACAACGCCTACGTTGCATACGCCAACGCAGAGGTTCCAGTTGGCGGCGATGCGCTGGTCCTGAAGGGCTCATGGGAACAGGGATTCGGCTACAAGGACTACTACAAGTACAACGCTGGAGCCGACATGAAACTTGCTCTTGTGAAGGACGTTGCGACCTTCGGCGCAGGCGCCTCATACGGAAGAACCTATGGAACATCCGATGATGACAAGAACTACTCCAGAATGCAGGTTGGCGCCAATCTCGATTGGAAGCTAGCCAGTTCGACTACTCTGACTGGAAAGGCGTCGTACGAGTCTCGTGCCTACGACAACGGCGTGAAACCCTCAGGCGACTACTTCCAGTACGGACTCGCTCTTGCTCAATCGCTCTACAAGTCCACAACCCTGAGCATCAAGTACGATGTCAAGGACGTCTACTATGTGCCAGCGACAGGGTATCGGGACTACGGCGCGAGGATAGTCGACCTGTCCTTGAAGACTGCATTCTAA
- the lptB gene encoding LPS export ABC transporter ATP-binding protein, with product MGIRGDQLVKAYGRRRVVDGASIALERGEVVGLLGPNGAGKTTTFYMIVGLESPDSGSVAIDGVDVTDCPVWRRARLGLGYLAQEPSVFRGLSVESNLRAVLQLAGVARTQESADLERLLSNFDLARIRRQTGLTLSGGERRRVEIARALAASPSYILLDEPFTGIDPIAVGEIQEIVGRLKRAGLGVLITDHNVRDTLAIVDRAYIMHEGRILVSGSAREILNDPTARRLYLGERFTL from the coding sequence TTGGGCATTCGCGGTGATCAGCTGGTCAAGGCGTATGGCCGTCGCCGGGTCGTCGACGGCGCCAGTATAGCGCTTGAGCGCGGTGAGGTCGTCGGCCTCCTCGGACCGAACGGCGCTGGCAAGACCACTACCTTCTACATGATAGTCGGCCTTGAGTCGCCTGATTCCGGTTCTGTTGCAATCGATGGGGTAGATGTGACCGACTGCCCTGTCTGGAGGCGAGCGAGGCTCGGATTGGGCTATCTCGCGCAGGAACCGTCGGTGTTTCGCGGGCTCTCGGTGGAGAGCAATCTTCGAGCAGTTCTCCAGTTGGCGGGGGTTGCTCGAACTCAGGAAAGCGCAGATTTGGAGCGCCTGCTCTCCAACTTCGATCTGGCGAGGATACGGCGGCAGACTGGCTTGACCCTCTCGGGCGGAGAGAGAAGACGGGTGGAGATCGCGCGGGCGCTGGCCGCGTCTCCGTCATACATCCTTCTCGATGAGCCATTCACTGGCATTGATCCGATAGCAGTCGGAGAAATCCAGGAGATTGTAGGTAGGCTCAAACGCGCGGGCTTGGGTGTGCTGATCACCGACCACAACGTCCGCGACACGCTGGCCATAGTGGATCGTGCTTACATAATGCACGAGGGCCGGATACTTGTTTCGGGATCTGCACGCGAAATCCTCAACGATCCGACTGCGAGACGGCTCTATCTGGGCGAACGGTTCACGCTTTAG
- a CDS encoding DUF3084 domain-containing protein, with the protein MALILVLAVTGGVIAYAGDRIGMKVGRKRLSIFGLRPKYTSIIVAVITGVVITACTLFVLTLASENVRTALFRIKEIQDALSTAHSDLETKRAEADALSTRVKEIADEYNNLESQFDVVNSELSEAVAEKAKARKELSGVQAKLTESEGRLEDVKARFAQASAGLGKANADLRQARGDVAGLEAEKSDLERDVAALSSEQARLQAEVSDLDMNVRALIELNARLLETKETALMGQVIFRADQVILGATIDCSQRRDAIENQFNGFLLKVNEIAVRRGASSDDPGGDPFVLKFDEANVVAALQKIAQSDSKVILRAMSPVNSWYEAPLLVSLHVLPDAKIYSAEEVIASKIIDGSIGSSRIQEDMLELVQAVNSACIAEGMASDEEGKIGTVITISEFTSAIMNMVQRNSKQLVEAVAVRDIWRSQMSPSIKLVVKPM; encoded by the coding sequence ATGGCGCTGATACTGGTTCTGGCTGTCACTGGCGGAGTCATCGCGTACGCTGGAGACCGTATTGGAATGAAGGTTGGGCGCAAGAGGCTCTCGATCTTCGGGCTCAGGCCTAAGTACACCTCCATTATAGTCGCAGTGATCACTGGTGTGGTCATTACAGCATGCACGCTGTTCGTACTCACTCTCGCATCTGAGAATGTCCGCACTGCTCTTTTCCGGATCAAGGAGATTCAGGACGCTCTCTCCACTGCCCATTCAGATCTGGAGACGAAGCGTGCTGAGGCCGACGCCCTCTCAACCAGAGTCAAGGAGATTGCCGATGAGTACAACAACCTAGAGAGCCAGTTCGACGTGGTCAACTCGGAGCTTTCCGAAGCGGTTGCAGAGAAGGCGAAGGCGCGTAAGGAACTCTCAGGAGTACAGGCGAAACTCACGGAATCTGAAGGCCGACTCGAAGATGTGAAAGCCAGATTCGCACAGGCATCGGCTGGCCTCGGCAAGGCGAACGCCGATCTTCGCCAGGCTCGAGGGGATGTCGCTGGGCTTGAGGCAGAGAAATCCGACCTGGAGCGAGATGTGGCGGCGCTATCCTCGGAGCAGGCGCGCCTGCAGGCAGAGGTCAGTGATCTCGACATGAATGTCCGCGCTCTCATCGAGCTTAATGCCAGGCTCCTCGAAACCAAGGAGACAGCGCTCATGGGACAGGTCATTTTCCGCGCCGATCAGGTGATTCTCGGAGCGACGATTGACTGCTCGCAGCGTCGCGACGCCATTGAGAACCAGTTCAACGGGTTCCTGCTGAAGGTGAACGAGATCGCAGTGAGGCGAGGCGCTAGTAGCGATGACCCGGGTGGGGATCCATTCGTGCTTAAGTTTGACGAGGCAAATGTGGTTGCCGCCCTCCAGAAGATTGCGCAATCCGATTCCAAAGTGATTCTCCGGGCAATGTCCCCCGTGAACTCATGGTACGAAGCGCCGTTGCTTGTGTCCCTGCATGTGCTTCCCGATGCCAAGATCTACTCCGCTGAGGAGGTGATCGCATCGAAGATTATCGACGGGTCTATCGGGTCGAGCCGAATACAAGAGGACATGCTCGAGTTGGTGCAGGCTGTGAACAGTGCGTGCATAGCAGAGGGAATGGCAAGTGACGAGGAAGGCAAGATCGGTACGGTGATCACGATTTCGGAGTTCACATCGGCCATCATGAACATGGTCCAGCGTAACTCCAAGCAATTGGTGGAGGCCGTTGCAGTGCGCGATATCTGGCGCAGCCAGATGTCGCCATCGATCAAGCTCGTCGTCAAGCCCATGTGA